The following are encoded together in the Lactuca sativa cultivar Salinas chromosome 1, Lsat_Salinas_v11, whole genome shotgun sequence genome:
- the LOC128128141 gene encoding hexokinase-3-like, producing MRIPLSESRNPNDQGFEKMILGMYLGDIVRRVIHKMSLESDIFGRVSSKLLARFMLSTPLMAAMHEDDTPNLSEVAKILEETLNINDVPLKVRKLVVKICDVVTRRAARLAAAGIGGILKKIGRDGTTVITSRRVRSGKNGKMRRTVVAIEAENEEEEKGRMVIHAIERAMVLG from the exons ATGAGAATACCCTTGTCAG aaagtcggAACCCAAATGATCag GGTTTTGAGAAAATGATATTGGGAATGTATTTAGGTGACATTGTTAGAAGAGTAATTCACAAAATGTCATTAGAATCAGATATTTTTGGACGAGTTTCCTCTAAGCTTTTAGCAAGATTCATGTTAAG TACACCATTAATGGCTGCTATGCATGAAGATGACACCCCAAACCTGAGTGAAGTTGCCAAGATtcttgaagaaaccctaaat ATAAACGATGTTCCACTGAAAGTGAGAAAACTAGTGGTGAAAATATGTGATGTGGTGACAAGAAGAGCTGCAAGGTTAGCAGCTGCGGGCATTGggggaattttgaaaaagattGGTAGGGATGGGACTACAGTGATTACAAGTAGAAGGGTTAGAAGTGGAAAAAATGGGAAAATGAGAAGAACAGTTGTAGCAATAGAAG CAGAAAATGAGGAAGAAGAGAAGGGCAGAATGGTAATTCATGCCATAGAAAGGGCAATGGTGTTAGGTTGA